A genomic stretch from Chryseobacterium sp. SNU WT5 includes:
- a CDS encoding glycosyltransferase: MYSFAIVIPFYKLTFFKDTLRSLAEQTDQRFTVYIGNDASPENPEDLLREFAGKFNFVYKRFEQNLGSTSLTKQWDRCIEMMTDEEWFMILGDDDYLSKNYVEEFYKSLEIAQKNCINVIKFNSSTVDKNNNVRSEKKIEPLIKSTIDHFFDKFLTEFRSSLSEHVFRKSAYNNCGFFDMPLAWHSDDLALLEFSHYRNILFLKGAKCYVRVSAESISGNRDKNKVQMEKASKMFYDRICQNLDKFTTDEKRKLFGIIHWNEEVKNIKIKIPNKIYEFYKCYGFKSALKTFLT, from the coding sequence ATGTATTCATTTGCGATCGTAATCCCATTCTATAAACTAACTTTCTTCAAAGATACCTTAAGGTCTTTGGCAGAACAGACCGACCAGCGATTTACGGTTTATATCGGCAACGATGCCTCTCCCGAAAATCCTGAGGATTTGTTGAGAGAATTTGCTGGGAAATTTAATTTTGTTTACAAAAGGTTTGAGCAAAATTTGGGTAGCACTTCGTTAACCAAACAGTGGGATCGGTGCATTGAAATGATGACCGACGAAGAATGGTTTATGATTTTGGGTGATGATGATTATTTAAGCAAAAATTATGTAGAGGAATTTTATAAAAGTCTTGAAATTGCTCAGAAAAATTGTATCAATGTAATTAAATTTAATTCTTCTACCGTTGACAAGAATAACAATGTCAGATCAGAGAAAAAAATAGAACCTCTTATCAAATCGACAATCGATCATTTTTTTGATAAATTTCTGACTGAATTTAGAAGTAGTTTATCTGAACATGTTTTTAGAAAATCGGCCTACAATAATTGTGGTTTTTTCGACATGCCTTTAGCGTGGCATTCTGATGACTTAGCATTGTTAGAATTTTCACATTATCGAAATATACTATTTTTAAAAGGTGCAAAATGTTATGTTCGTGTTTCAGCAGAAAGTATAAGTGGCAATCGAGACAAGAACAAAGTACAAATGGAGAAGGCGTCTAAAATGTTTTATGACCGTATCTGTCAAAATTTAGATAAATTTACGACGGATGAAAAGAGAAAATTATTTGGTATTATCCACTGGAATGAAGAAGTAAAAAATATTAAAATAAAAATTCCTAATAAAATTTATGAATTTTACAAATGCTACGGATTTAAGTCTGCTCTAAAAACTTTTCTTACATAA
- a CDS encoding GT-D fold domain-containing glycosyltransferase has translation MKKYFSHIYWMFRTWPLRWDFPSYKIMSIDYTIDDIIKNRKSVSRFGDGEFVLLLKEGDIGFQKPDLVLSNKILEVLHNRNPKFLIAIPDSLSSTNVLNRFSKVFWLTFINTHGKALSKILDKKYRYGNANITRLYATRKNKSKSKKYFDKIKTIWENEDILIIEGNLSRLGVGNDLFDNAKSLQRILCPHKNAFDRYDAIKQAVTNYGKNKLVLVALGPTATVLCSELSNEGLWAVDIGHIDAEYMWMLMGVKHRIAIKGRHVNESNNSEGYELDLEFAIPYNKSIILDLSK, from the coding sequence ATGAAAAAATACTTTTCTCATATTTATTGGATGTTCAGAACCTGGCCTCTACGCTGGGACTTTCCAAGCTATAAAATCATGAGCATTGACTATACAATTGATGATATTATAAAAAATAGAAAAAGTGTTTCAAGGTTCGGTGATGGGGAATTTGTGTTACTATTGAAAGAAGGTGATATTGGTTTTCAAAAGCCAGACCTAGTATTATCCAATAAGATTTTGGAAGTTTTGCATAATAGAAATCCAAAATTTTTAATAGCAATTCCAGATAGTTTATCTTCAACAAATGTTCTTAATCGTTTTTCAAAAGTTTTTTGGTTAACGTTTATTAATACGCATGGTAAAGCCCTTTCAAAAATACTGGATAAAAAATATAGATATGGGAATGCAAATATAACACGGCTTTATGCTACCAGAAAAAATAAATCGAAATCAAAAAAGTATTTTGATAAAATCAAAACTATTTGGGAAAATGAAGATATTTTAATAATTGAGGGAAACCTTTCGCGATTAGGAGTAGGAAATGATTTGTTTGATAATGCAAAATCATTACAAAGAATTTTATGTCCACACAAAAATGCTTTTGATCGATATGATGCTATAAAACAAGCTGTAACAAATTATGGTAAAAATAAATTAGTACTTGTTGCATTAGGACCAACTGCAACGGTGCTATGCTCGGAACTTTCTAATGAAGGTTTATGGGCTGTAGATATTGGGCATATCGATGCGGAATATATGTGGATGTTAATGGGAGTAAAACACAGAATAGCCATTAAAGGAAGACATGTTAATGAATCCAATAATTCCGAAGGATATGAACTAGATTTGGAATTTGCAATACCGTACAATAAATCAATTATCTTAGACTTATCGAAATGA
- a CDS encoding glycosyltransferase, with translation MNSPLFSILIAQYNNGKYFEDCYKSIIAQTYQNWEVIIVDDGSTDNSVEVMKQMIGNDSRFKIEIFPENKGCGCSKRRCAELASGEICAFLDPDDTITPEALSVMVAEHAKHPEASVIYSKTFICDEFLNIKSEGKSKQVKNDSLYFYNFDGFVFHFLSYKKKFYDQTVGINSYLQRAVDQDLVFLLYEVGPCFYVDKTLYKYRIHNKGISTTINQDKAYFWYWVAIMDAAKRRNVNIEELFIEKALQSRREAALEKEVASYNKSWVFKGLRKLGVFKI, from the coding sequence ATGAATAGCCCTCTTTTTTCAATTTTAATCGCACAATATAACAACGGAAAATATTTCGAAGACTGTTACAAAAGCATCATTGCTCAAACTTACCAAAACTGGGAAGTGATCATTGTTGATGATGGTTCTACCGATAATTCTGTGGAAGTGATGAAGCAAATGATTGGTAATGATTCCCGCTTTAAAATCGAAATCTTTCCTGAAAACAAAGGATGTGGTTGTAGCAAAAGAAGATGCGCCGAACTTGCAAGCGGTGAGATATGTGCTTTTTTGGATCCAGATGACACAATTACACCTGAAGCACTTTCGGTCATGGTGGCAGAACACGCTAAACATCCTGAAGCATCTGTAATTTATTCTAAGACATTTATTTGTGATGAGTTTTTAAATATTAAAAGTGAGGGGAAATCGAAACAAGTCAAAAATGACAGTCTTTATTTTTATAATTTCGATGGTTTTGTATTTCATTTTTTATCTTACAAAAAGAAATTCTATGATCAAACCGTCGGCATTAATAGTTATTTGCAAAGGGCGGTAGATCAGGATTTGGTATTTCTACTCTATGAAGTGGGTCCTTGTTTCTATGTTGACAAAACACTCTATAAGTACCGCATTCACAACAAAGGTATTTCTACGACGATTAATCAAGATAAAGCCTATTTTTGGTATTGGGTAGCTATCATGGATGCAGCTAAAAGAAGAAATGTCAATATAGAAGAACTTTTTATTGAAAAAGCTTTACAAAGCAGGAGAGAAGCCGCACTGGAAAAAGAGGTTGCTTCTTATAATAAATCTTGGGTTTTTAAAGGATTAAGGAAATTAGGGGTATTTAAAATATAA
- a CDS encoding glycosyltransferase, whose translation MTKILFLIPTLMHGGAEKVLVNLVNNLDPNKYEITLYSIFDGGVNKEFLKSHVHYRYKFKKVFRGNSQVMKLFSPKFLYRFFIKENYNVVVSFLEGPAARIISGCNDPKTKKVAWIHSDMLTHNLAAVGFKNFAEAQKLYNKFDLIAGVSKNVVDSFQKIFNSKVFVQVLYNVNETENIQKLGTEKIVYNFSENIIKICSVGKITGNKGFDRLLEAHHRLLSAGLIHQIYILGIGEDQIPLKKRIKELGVEQSFTLLGFHKNPYQYMSKCDLYVCSSHREGFSTSVTEALILGVPVISTEVSGAKELLGKNNEYGIVTENTTEGIYQGLQLLLGNPQKLSHYKIQAELRGKEFSKEKTVIAVEQLFDSMLHE comes from the coding sequence ATGACTAAAATTCTATTTCTCATTCCAACCTTAATGCATGGCGGCGCTGAGAAAGTCCTCGTTAATTTGGTGAATAATTTAGATCCCAATAAGTATGAGATTACTTTGTATTCGATTTTTGATGGGGGCGTAAACAAAGAGTTTTTAAAGAGTCACGTACATTACCGATACAAATTTAAAAAAGTGTTTCGAGGCAATTCGCAAGTCATGAAATTGTTTTCTCCAAAGTTTTTATATCGCTTCTTCATCAAAGAAAACTATAATGTGGTCGTTTCTTTTTTAGAAGGTCCGGCGGCAAGGATAATTTCTGGATGTAATGATCCCAAAACAAAAAAGGTCGCCTGGATCCATTCTGACATGCTCACTCATAATTTAGCGGCAGTAGGTTTTAAAAATTTCGCAGAAGCACAGAAATTATATAACAAATTTGATCTGATTGCAGGTGTTTCTAAAAATGTGGTGGATTCTTTTCAAAAGATCTTTAACTCAAAGGTATTCGTTCAGGTTTTATATAATGTGAATGAAACTGAAAATATTCAAAAACTTGGGACTGAAAAGATAGTCTACAACTTTTCGGAAAATATAATCAAGATATGTTCTGTTGGAAAAATAACAGGTAACAAAGGATTCGACCGTTTATTAGAAGCGCATCACCGATTATTATCTGCGGGATTAATCCATCAGATTTATATTCTCGGAATCGGCGAAGATCAAATTCCGTTGAAAAAAAGAATAAAAGAACTGGGTGTCGAGCAAAGTTTTACATTATTGGGCTTTCACAAAAACCCTTATCAATATATGAGCAAATGTGATCTCTACGTGTGCAGTTCCCATAGAGAAGGATTCAGCACGTCCGTTACAGAAGCTTTGATCTTAGGTGTACCTGTAATTTCTACAGAGGTTTCTGGTGCGAAAGAATTGTTGGGCAAAAATAACGAGTATGGTATCGTCACAGAAAACACTACGGAAGGAATTTATCAGGGATTACAATTACTTTTAGGAAACCCACAAAAACTATCCCATTATAAAATACAAGCCGAACTGCGCGGGAAAGAGTTTTCCAAAGAAAAAACCGTTATAGCAGTCGAACAATTATTTGATTCCATGCTACATGAATAA
- a CDS encoding glycosyltransferase yields the protein MNNLISVIIPVFNSAQYLERCLDSVISQTHRNLEIIIVNDGSEDRSAGIIEQFSVRDQRIIAIHQENQGVSAARNAGLAIANGDYIGFVDADDEIYADMYEFLSHNLEKYEADISHCGFELVKEDETIKFHDTGIVLVQNKIEALKELLAGDRVEPSTCNNLFKREILKKIRFAVGVKINEDLLFNIEAFNNAQKTVFEDVVKYKYHHNPVSASHSSKILFIQEEVYKAAQKIRLLLQDAEMKEAVEKFYVTKLLTILKSLKKHHLFRSEMSLKLRSELKNNSTRNLGLRVSLLKNLLVYFPFFYNPFIYFYNLFFAKNQKWK from the coding sequence ATGAATAATTTGATCAGTGTCATTATCCCGGTCTTTAACAGTGCCCAATATCTGGAAAGATGTCTGGATTCGGTTATTTCCCAAACGCACCGAAATTTAGAGATCATTATTGTTAATGATGGTTCCGAAGATCGTTCCGCAGGAATAATTGAACAATTTTCCGTACGAGATCAAAGAATTATTGCAATTCACCAGGAAAACCAGGGTGTTTCTGCTGCCAGAAACGCAGGTTTAGCCATTGCAAACGGGGATTATATCGGTTTTGTAGATGCAGATGATGAGATTTACGCTGACATGTATGAATTTCTAAGTCATAATTTAGAAAAATATGAAGCCGATATTTCCCACTGTGGCTTTGAATTGGTGAAAGAGGATGAAACAATAAAATTTCATGATACAGGAATTGTTTTAGTGCAGAATAAAATTGAAGCGCTGAAAGAATTACTTGCAGGCGATAGAGTAGAACCGAGTACCTGCAATAATTTATTTAAAAGGGAAATCCTGAAAAAGATACGTTTCGCAGTAGGTGTTAAAATTAATGAAGATCTTCTTTTTAATATTGAAGCGTTCAATAACGCACAAAAAACTGTTTTTGAAGATGTCGTAAAATACAAATACCACCATAATCCAGTTTCTGCTTCGCACTCATCTAAAATACTTTTTATTCAAGAAGAAGTTTATAAAGCAGCCCAAAAAATCAGATTGCTTTTGCAGGATGCGGAGATGAAAGAAGCCGTTGAAAAATTCTATGTTACCAAATTGCTGACCATTTTAAAATCCTTAAAAAAGCATCACTTATTTAGGTCAGAAATGTCCCTAAAACTTCGTTCAGAATTAAAAAATAATTCCACGAGAAATCTGGGTCTGCGAGTTTCCCTTTTAAAAAACTTATTGGTTTACTTCCCCTTTTTCTACAATCCTTTTATCTATTTTTACAATCTCTTTTTTGCGAAGAATCAGAAGTGGAAATAA
- a CDS encoding glycosyltransferase has product MNDKISIIVPVYNVEKYLPQCMDSIIFQTYQNLEIILVDDGSTDSCPQICDDYALKDERVRVIHQKNTGVAVARNMGLGILTGDFVAFVDPDDILAPHFYENMLRCLIENNADIVECDFINFTSEIDITLDLSSVAIREKIYDAEKALELLMKEEIKQMPWNKLLTAEICKGVLFPAGKKHEDDFWAYQIFGNAKKIIKRDEILYFYRQHNESNMGRQYNLTRLDGLSAIENRIEYIQNHFPNLETLAINKFCFGSLWHYQQIENNPELDPQMICRSKILEDVKGYNKWSLIKQWKLKEIFWYQFFINAPNICIGFRNLINKGK; this is encoded by the coding sequence ATGAATGATAAAATAAGTATTATTGTTCCGGTCTATAATGTGGAAAAATACCTTCCGCAATGTATGGATAGCATCATTTTTCAAACCTATCAAAATTTAGAAATTATTTTGGTGGATGACGGTTCTACAGATTCCTGCCCCCAAATTTGTGATGATTATGCTTTAAAGGATGAGCGAGTAAGAGTAATTCATCAGAAAAATACCGGCGTTGCCGTAGCCCGAAATATGGGCCTAGGAATTTTAACTGGTGATTTTGTCGCCTTTGTAGATCCAGATGACATTCTTGCTCCTCATTTTTATGAAAATATGTTACGATGTCTCATCGAAAATAATGCCGATATTGTGGAATGTGACTTCATTAATTTTACAAGTGAAATAGACATAACTCTTGACTTATCGAGTGTTGCAATTAGAGAAAAGATTTATGACGCAGAAAAAGCACTGGAACTTTTGATGAAAGAAGAAATAAAGCAAATGCCATGGAATAAATTATTAACAGCAGAAATATGCAAAGGTGTTTTGTTTCCAGCAGGTAAAAAGCATGAAGATGATTTTTGGGCTTACCAAATTTTTGGAAACGCCAAAAAAATCATCAAGCGAGACGAAATTCTGTATTTTTACCGACAGCATAATGAAAGCAATATGGGAAGGCAATACAATTTGACCAGGTTAGATGGTTTATCAGCGATAGAAAATAGAATAGAATATATACAAAACCATTTCCCTAATTTAGAAACTTTAGCAATTAATAAATTTTGTTTTGGCTCTTTATGGCATTATCAGCAAATTGAAAATAACCCTGAATTAGATCCGCAGATGATTTGTCGAAGCAAAATTTTAGAAGATGTGAAGGGATATAATAAATGGTCACTTATTAAACAATGGAAATTGAAGGAAATATTCTGGTACCAGTTTTTTATAAATGCACCAAATATTTGCATCGGATTTAGAAATCTCATTAATAAAGGCAAATGA
- a CDS encoding EpsG family protein encodes MIVAIIILFHAYQYGNFGTSTESFSKSAGVFMLAFVMLFMGTRPVSEVFGDMSNYSGFYKVIEQGGTVIIKSDFLFNKFMIFCARLMSQYYFFLLCAVIYTLPCYIFSRKYFGPNWFYVFFIFVGSYMFWPYGTNGIRNGLATAGFLLSLCFYNRKIIMYLLMALSFGIHNSVIIPIAAFVVSGVYKNPKVYLYIWLASIPLSLVGGSFWEGFFGAIGIGGDTRAEDYLTNANVNRAEFAYTGFRWDFLFYSAFAAFAGWYFIFKKKVNDKFYIHLWGIYMIANAFWILVIRANYSNRFAYLSWFLVAPIIAYPLLRYKLFPNQYRVVGVVISVYYLFTYFMFLRG; translated from the coding sequence ATGATTGTTGCAATTATCATTCTTTTTCATGCTTATCAATATGGTAATTTTGGAACTTCTACAGAGTCATTTTCAAAAAGTGCGGGAGTTTTTATGCTGGCTTTTGTAATGCTGTTCATGGGGACAAGGCCTGTTAGTGAGGTTTTTGGTGACATGAGTAATTATAGTGGTTTTTATAAAGTAATTGAGCAAGGAGGAACGGTTATAATTAAAAGTGATTTCCTTTTTAATAAATTTATGATCTTCTGTGCCAGGTTGATGAGCCAGTACTATTTCTTTTTGCTGTGTGCCGTTATCTATACATTACCTTGCTATATTTTTTCAAGAAAATATTTTGGTCCTAATTGGTTTTATGTATTTTTTATTTTTGTCGGTTCCTATATGTTTTGGCCCTATGGCACAAACGGAATAAGAAATGGTTTAGCAACTGCCGGGTTTCTTCTCAGTCTATGTTTCTATAATAGAAAAATAATAATGTATTTGCTAATGGCATTATCTTTCGGGATTCACAATTCGGTAATAATTCCTATTGCAGCATTTGTTGTTTCCGGTGTTTATAAAAACCCAAAAGTATATCTTTATATTTGGTTGGCATCAATACCATTATCTTTAGTTGGCGGGAGTTTCTGGGAAGGCTTTTTTGGTGCAATCGGTATTGGTGGAGACACTAGAGCTGAAGATTATTTGACGAATGCTAATGTAAACAGAGCTGAGTTTGCTTACACAGGTTTTAGATGGGATTTTTTGTTTTACTCTGCTTTTGCTGCTTTTGCAGGTTGGTATTTTATTTTTAAGAAGAAGGTTAATGACAAGTTTTATATTCACTTATGGGGAATTTATATGATTGCGAATGCATTTTGGATTCTGGTCATTCGAGCCAATTATTCGAATCGTTTTGCCTATTTGTCGTGGTTTTTGGTAGCGCCAATCATTGCTTATCCTTTATTACGCTACAAATTATTTCCTAATCAGTACAGAGTAGTGGGAGTTGTAATATCTGTTTATTATTTATTCACTTATTTTATGTTTTTAAGAGGATAA
- a CDS encoding glycosyltransferase family 2 protein — translation MKKITIIIPCYNVERYIAKCISSVFQQDLHEDEFEVIIVDDDSPDGSLAIAREVTQNRKNITIISQENKGLGGARNTGVLNATGEYLLFLDSDDWLLPNVLKNLLIIAEQDDLDILEFSAQGINSEGKILYQISNNSTVFNSGFDYYNNIRYMNSACNKLYRRDFLRKNNILFLEQIFIEDFEFNTRCFSSVKRIRATDLVVAQFLQSENSITRNTDDSKKNKMISDIIAVIKKTHNLSTEFPTCKQTDLFFLERMNFLVATLFFQLVKRRSSYEEVKALKSQLIKEDVFYVNHQIFDVKKNIFRILLLKNLWLYPVVRFFK, via the coding sequence ATGAAAAAAATAACTATTATCATTCCCTGCTACAATGTAGAGCGGTATATTGCGAAATGTATCAGTTCTGTCTTTCAGCAAGATCTTCATGAAGATGAATTTGAAGTGATTATTGTTGATGATGATTCGCCAGACGGAAGTTTAGCAATCGCACGAGAAGTCACGCAAAATCGAAAGAATATAACAATAATATCACAGGAAAATAAAGGACTAGGTGGTGCTAGAAATACGGGTGTCTTAAATGCTACTGGAGAATACCTTCTTTTTTTGGACTCGGATGACTGGTTGTTACCGAATGTTTTGAAAAACTTACTCATTATCGCAGAACAAGATGACTTAGATATATTGGAGTTTTCAGCACAAGGTATTAATTCTGAAGGAAAAATTCTTTACCAGATCTCCAACAACAGTACCGTTTTTAACTCGGGTTTTGATTATTATAACAACATCCGATATATGAATTCTGCCTGTAATAAATTATACCGCCGCGATTTTTTGCGAAAAAATAATATTTTATTTTTAGAACAGATTTTTATTGAGGACTTTGAATTTAATACAAGATGTTTCTCTAGTGTAAAACGAATAAGAGCAACAGATTTAGTGGTAGCCCAGTTCTTGCAGTCAGAAAACTCAATTACGCGGAATACAGATGATTCGAAAAAAAATAAAATGATTTCGGACATTATTGCTGTAATCAAAAAAACCCACAACTTATCTACCGAATTTCCAACTTGCAAACAAACCGATTTATTCTTTTTAGAAAGAATGAATTTTTTAGTTGCCACCTTATTTTTTCAGTTGGTTAAAAGAAGAAGTTCCTATGAGGAGGTGAAAGCATTAAAATCGCAGTTGATTAAAGAAGATGTTTTTTATGTTAATCATCAAATCTTTGATGTTAAAAAGAATATTTTCAGAATTTTACTTTTAAAAAATTTGTGGTTATATCCCGTGGTAAGGTTTTTTAAATAA
- a CDS encoding glycosyltransferase family 4 protein: MNKKKICFIVSSPLTVKALLLENIKALSTEFEVYLVANFKNEEQINISPDLTDIFHVQIERKINLIKDLQALNKLRKVLKEQSFHAIHTVTPKAGLIGMLAGKIAKTKVRTHIFTGQVWYTKTGLMKALLMNLDRFLVSLSTNILVDGQSQRKFLISKKVITEHNSKVLGKGSISGVNINKFRPNINSRERYRAEQKYSQDEVVFLFLGRINRDKGVIELARAFSKLQQEIPHVKLLLIGFDEEKLVPQILSIVGDPNFKFYGSTNEPELLLQIGDVLCLPSHREGFGTTVIEGSLLGLPIICSDTYGLMETIIDDQTGFRHPVHDVESIYVQMKKLATDPQLRTKMGEAGRRYVLENFTAAQISGEWLQYYRDLLK; this comes from the coding sequence ATGAATAAAAAGAAGATTTGCTTTATTGTTTCCAGTCCTTTAACGGTTAAGGCATTACTATTGGAAAATATAAAGGCGCTATCTACCGAATTTGAAGTCTATCTGGTGGCTAATTTCAAAAATGAAGAGCAGATTAATATTTCACCGGATCTTACAGACATTTTTCATGTTCAAATAGAGAGGAAAATAAATCTTATTAAAGATTTACAAGCATTAAATAAGTTAAGAAAAGTTCTGAAAGAACAGTCTTTTCATGCCATTCATACGGTAACACCAAAAGCTGGTTTAATAGGAATGTTGGCTGGAAAAATTGCAAAAACAAAAGTGCGTACTCACATTTTTACCGGGCAGGTATGGTATACCAAAACTGGCTTAATGAAAGCGTTACTGATGAACTTGGACAGGTTTTTAGTTTCCTTATCTACTAATATCTTGGTAGATGGGCAATCGCAAAGAAAGTTCTTAATTTCTAAAAAAGTAATAACAGAACACAATTCAAAAGTTTTGGGCAAAGGTTCAATTAGCGGAGTAAATATTAATAAATTCAGACCTAATATCAATAGTAGAGAAAGGTATCGAGCAGAACAGAAGTATAGTCAAGATGAGGTCGTCTTCTTATTTTTAGGCAGAATTAATAGAGATAAAGGAGTAATTGAATTAGCCAGGGCGTTTTCCAAATTGCAACAGGAAATCCCACATGTTAAATTACTGCTGATCGGATTTGATGAAGAGAAATTAGTGCCTCAGATTCTTTCTATAGTGGGAGATCCCAACTTTAAATTCTATGGATCTACAAACGAACCTGAATTGCTGCTTCAAATAGGTGACGTTCTTTGCTTACCGAGCCATCGGGAAGGTTTTGGTACCACAGTAATAGAAGGTTCATTATTGGGATTACCTATTATTTGTAGTGATACTTATGGATTGATGGAGACCATTATTGACGATCAAACTGGTTTCAGACATCCTGTACATGATGTAGAGTCTATTTATGTTCAAATGAAAAAACTGGCAACCGATCCGCAATTAAGAACTAAAATGGGAGAAGCGGGCAGAAGATATGTTTTAGAAAACTTTACGGCTGCTCAAATATCAGGAGAATGGTTACAATATTATAGAGATTTACTAAAGTGA
- a CDS encoding lipoate--protein ligase yields the protein MLLIDSPSHNAYFNIASEEYLLKQFPTEDLFLLYVNAPSIIVGKFQNTLAEINLDYVNEHHIKVVRRMSGGGTVYHDLGNLNFSFHTLLGQHDFMDFSIFTEPVLKILNRLGVPAILQGRNDLLVDGKKFSGNAKLARHGKMIQHGTILLNSEMEILGEALKVNPLKYVDKAIKSTRSRVTNLIDYLPKDTTTNDLKNLLTQEIIKNNPGAQTYELTKEDLEGIEKLMKEKYETWDWNFGFSPNYNFKKALKIPAGFIEFHLEVVHGIIEKAKIFGDFFASKPIELFEEQLVGQHHELTSLKRLLQSIDLTAFFGKVTEEEILEGFK from the coding sequence ATGCTTTTAATTGACTCGCCCTCCCACAACGCCTATTTTAATATTGCTTCTGAAGAATATCTGTTAAAACAATTTCCTACAGAAGATCTATTTTTATTGTACGTAAATGCACCTTCCATTATTGTGGGTAAGTTCCAAAATACCTTGGCAGAAATTAATTTGGATTATGTAAACGAGCATCACATTAAGGTAGTAAGAAGAATGTCTGGTGGCGGAACCGTCTATCACGATCTTGGAAATCTTAATTTTTCTTTTCATACGTTATTAGGTCAGCATGATTTTATGGATTTTTCGATCTTTACAGAACCGGTGCTTAAGATTTTGAACCGTTTGGGAGTTCCGGCAATATTGCAGGGCAGAAATGACCTGCTGGTGGATGGTAAAAAATTCAGTGGTAATGCAAAACTGGCGCGACACGGCAAGATGATCCAACATGGAACGATTTTATTGAATTCGGAAATGGAAATATTGGGAGAAGCCCTAAAGGTGAATCCCCTAAAATACGTGGATAAAGCCATCAAATCTACGAGATCACGGGTTACCAACCTCATCGATTATTTACCAAAAGACACTACGACCAATGATCTCAAGAATCTCCTGACCCAGGAAATTATAAAAAACAATCCCGGAGCCCAGACTTATGAGTTGACGAAAGAAGATTTGGAAGGAATCGAGAAATTAATGAAAGAAAAATATGAAACATGGGACTGGAATTTTGGCTTCTCCCCCAACTATAATTTCAAAAAGGCCCTAAAAATACCGGCTGGATTTATAGAATTTCACCTGGAAGTCGTTCATGGCATCATTGAGAAAGCGAAAATATTTGGTGATTTCTTTGCCTCCAAACCCATCGAACTTTTTGAAGAGCAGTTAGTTGGTCAGCATCATGAACTCACCAGTTTAAAAAGACTTCTTCAATCCATCGACCTAACGGCATTTTTCGGAAAAGTGACGGAGGAGGAAATTTTGGAGGGATTTAAGTAG